From one Plectropomus leopardus isolate mb chromosome 8, YSFRI_Pleo_2.0, whole genome shotgun sequence genomic stretch:
- the LOC121946499 gene encoding probable N-acetyltransferase CML5: MAQKNNFQFSIREYRPSDEHVVMSLFRDGILEHVYPAFFKALSHPDHVGIALSISMAGYVLGGSSYFQALLFGSAWAGLLYYCCHEIYEGYMLRRLGTDMADIPASYLENPDNGFWVAEADVNGESKVVGIVAVTGKSGGEEGERFDDRNGGAMGGGTEFAQDAGDGSYGEISHMVVAFQWRHKKLGSQLMRKALDFCKEQGYTRLVLDISSPQTTAISLYQKFGFVQTASHNNTHANRWFSKLARINVMRMEKFI; encoded by the exons ATGGCCCAGAAAAATAACT TTCAGTTCTCCATCAGGGAATATAGACCCTCAGACGAACATGTGGTCATGTCGCTCTTCCGTGACGGGATACTGGAACATGTATACCCGGCTTTCTTCAAGGCCTTGAGCCACCCAGACCATGTTGGCATTGCTCTGAGCATTTCCATGGCTGGCTATGTGCTGGGAGGCAGCTCCTACTTCCAAGCTTTACTCTTTGGCAGTGCATGGGCTGGCCTCCTTTATTACTGCTGCCACGAGATCTACGAAGGCTACATGTTGAGGAGGCTGGGCACAGATATGGCTGACATTCCAGCCAGCTACCTGGAAAACCCTGATAACGGTTTCTGGGTGGCGGAGGCGGACGTCAACGGCGAGTCAAAGGTAGTGGGAATAGTGGCGGTGACTGGGAAGAGTGGAGGGGAGGAAGGTGAAAGGTTTGATGACAGGAACGGAGGAGCGATGGGAGGAGGCACAGAGTTCGCCCAAGATGCTGGTGATGGGAGTTACGGCGAGATTTCCCACATGGTTGTGGCGTTTCAGTGGCGCCACAAAAAACTGGGTTCGCAGCTGATGAGGAAGGCACTTGATTTCTGCAAAGAGCAAGGATACACCCGCCTCGTCCTGGACATCAGCTCGCCACAGACGACGGCCATTTCCCTGTACCAGAAATTCGGCTTTGTTCAGACCGCATCCCACAATAACACGCACGCTAACCGCTGGTTCTCCAAACTGGCCAGAATAAATGTGATGCGAATGGAGAAGTTCATTTGA